The DNA segment AGAAGAGGCAGAGCTTTCGGATTTCACAGAACCTTTGACACACTCGGCGCGGTTGTCGGATCGACAACCGTTTTTTTACTATTCTCCTACCTTGGTTTCGGATTAAACATAATAATTCTAGTAGCCGGTATTATCGGATTTCTATCCATACCATTTTTAATATTAGTGAAGGATCCTTCTAGAATCAGCGAGGCTAGAAAAGTAGTATTTAAGATGAGGGATCTACCTAAACCTGTTTTAAAGTATTATATTACTGTAGGCGTGTTTACCTTAGGCAACTTCTCCTATATGTTTTTGATTATCTGGGCTACCGGCGGTGGTTTCCTCTTCACTCCAGCGCAGATATCGTTATCACTATTCTTGTATATACTGTTTAATCTAGTTTATGCAGTATTCTCCTTCCCTGCAGGTGTAATCTCTGATAGAATCGGTAGAAAAAAAACTCTGATAATAGGCTACTTGTTTTTCACGCTAACAAATATTGTGTTCTTAGCTTATAGGAATATTTTTGGACTTGTTTTAGGCTTCATATTATACGGGTTTTTCAACGCTTTAACAGAGGCTAATCAAAGAGCGTTAGCCGCGGATTTAGCACCAGAATATTTAAGAGGGACGATTCTAGGCTCTTTTCAAGCGTTAATAAGTTTTCTAAGTTTTCTTTCAAGTCTCATAACAGGGTTAATATGGAGCGGCTTAGGCGCGGAGTTCATATTCGTGTACGGGGCTATTTTAGCGTGCTCAGCCTCAGGTTTATTAGCAACTATTAAAAAATAAATTTTCAAAGAGATCAATCACGGCGCAAAGCGTCGACTATCTCTAATTCCATCGCTCTGTAAGCCGGGTAAGCGGCTGCGGTTAAAGCCATGATTAATCCAACCACACTCATATAAACTATTACTTCAACCGGTATTATAAAAGGGAGCTCGAAAAATAGGTTAGAGACTGTTGAAGATACTCGATTTAAGAATAGGAACCAAAGATATAAGCCTCCCCCTATTCCAACAATTAAACCGATCACCGTGATTATAACCGATTCACCGAGCACCAGCTTCAAAACTTGGTTTCTACTCATTCCTATAGCTTTTAAGATTCCGATCTCTCTCCTTCTCTCCGATACTGCGACAATCATAATTATTCCTATGCCTATAGTAGCTACGATAAAGGCAAATCCTACAAAAAAGTAAACCACATTAGAGAAGCTTTCAACAATGGATGAAATCTGATTCTCCCACTCTTTAGCTGATATTAAAGTAACACTTTCAAAACGGCGGCTTAAAACATTCTCTAAATCTTTTTTAACTTGTATTTGATCAACCCCCGCTCGTGTTTTTATAAAGAACGTCTCCACGTTTGATGTCCCCACTATCTCCTGTAACTGTGATATTGAAATATAAGCACCGTAGATGTCACCGAACGCTCTTATATTAAACATGTACTGAGGGTATCCGTAAAATTGTTCAACCAACGCTACAATTTTGAAAACCATTGTGGTAGTTGAACCGTTCACATTTTTAACGTTTAATGCGATATTATCACCGACGGTTAAATTTAATAAATCAGCGGCCTTTTTAGCCAGTATTATTGTTCTATTAGTTGATTTAAGAGTATTAAGCGCTTCTTCGATAGTTGGCCCGGAAGCTGTGTTTATCCGCGGGTAGACTGTTAAAAAAGACTCTGGATCCGTGAATATTAAAGCTATTTTAAAATCTTGGCCGTTGATTGTGCAAAGGCTCTCATAGCTTGGTGAAGCGTTTTGAACACCGGGTAGCGTGCGCAGTTCAGATGTGAAATTATAGTTAATTGAGGGACTAACCTGCATTTTAATATCGCTGCCTGTGAAGACGCGTATCACCGTAGAGAATGTGGCTGTGAAGGTGACAGCTAGCGAGCTGAAAAATATTACGAACACTATTCCAATAGCAACCATTGTAAAAGTGAAAGTTGTTCTAGTTCTATTACGCGCTACATTCCGTTCAATAATAGATTTAGATTCTTTTAAAAACAGTTTAAAAAAAGTTGAAACACCTTTAGAAATATAGTATAAGGTTGAGTTGAATGAAAGAATTAAACCGGCGGTTATAAGAGTGGTTGAGAGAAGTATTGGAGTGAAGTTGCCGGTTATTATCATGCCTCCGCCAAGTAAATACATGGTTAGCGAGCCTGAAATTAGCAGGACAACTCCTAGAATAAAGGTTTTCTTAATCACATTAACTTTAGCTACACCTTTCATTCGAGGTCGAATGGTTTCTAATATTGTGATTTTAGTAGCCGCAACAGCTGGTATATTCCCAGCTAATAATACGATGAGCATACCGGTTGAAAAACATGTTATTAGCGTTAACGGGTTTAGAATAATTGTTAACTCTCCTAAAGATGTGAGAGTTGAAATAGCCGCTCCTAGAAAATCTAACATATACGTGCTTAGTAGGATTCCTGCTATAGTCCCGGTTGTTGAGCCGATTAAACCATATATTAGTGTCTCTACAATAACATAGGTGAAGATCTGCTTGGTTGAGGCGCCTATAGCTCTCATTATACCTAGATCACGTTTTCTCTCAGAGATATTCATAAGCATAACTACTATAATTAAAACAAATGTTACTATTAATGCGAGTATTGAGAAAATGTTTAAGGCGCCTCTTAAAACCATAATATTAGACGATGATTTATCTAACGCTTCAAGCTTCTGAGAATAGTATGTGAATTTATCTCCGTATAAATTTCTGAGATTGTTTATAACTGCGTCAATATTTCTATAACTGTCAATTTTTAAAACTAATTCAGTAGCCTGACTCTCCATGTGCAGTAGACTTTGTATGAATTCAATGTTAAAAACTATTAAAGGTGCAGATTTTTCAATTGAGAATTTACCTTGAAAAACACCGACACCGATGATTTGAACCGTTTCATTAACTCCGATAACAGGACTGTATAATCCTATTATCTGACCGGGTGTGAGATTAAACATTTCGGCTGCAACCTGGTTTATGATACAGTTATTGCCTTGTAGTTGATTAATTAAATCAGCCGGGTTTACTAAACCGAATTCGCTATCTAAGATGACGTCAATTCCTAATAATATGAGTACGTTGTCACCTGTCCCGTTAAACCAGAAGGTTTGAAGCGTGGATATGCGCGGCGCAGCCGCCTCCACGTGAGGGGTGTTTAAAATCTGAGTTATTAAGGATGAATTATAGCTTATAGAGTAGAGTGGATTTGAACTATTAGAGAGAGTTAAATCGACGTCGCTGAAGGTTGATAATAACTGCGTGATATACGCGTTCTCCACTCCGTCAGCTCCTACATTAGCGCCTGCGAAAACCGCTACACCGATAGTGATACATATTATAGTTAAAGCCGCCCTTGATTTTCTCTTTCTAATAGTTCTCAGACTCGTTTTTAACAAGCCCAATGAGATCACACTCAACTCACAGGTCGGCTCTCACCTATTAACCTCCCATCTCTTAGAAAAAGAATTCTATCCGTCATATTAGCTATATCACTGTCGTGGGTCACCACTATTAACCCTATATTTCTCTCTTTACATGAATCTAAAAGAATCTTCATAACCATTCTACCTGTTTTAGAGTCTAAATCCCCTGTAGGTTCATCAGCTAATATGAGGGAGGGGTTATTAGCTAACGCTCTAGCGATAGCGACTCTCTGCTGCTCCCCTCCGCTAAGCTCATCCGGGAGATGATTAAATCTATCGCTTAAACCCACCAAGGATAGAAGCGCGGCTGTTCTCTGCGCTCTCTCTTTTTTCTTAACACCAGCTATGAGAAGAGGGAGCTCTACGTTTTCTCCAGCTGTTAAAACATCTATTAAATTATAGAATTGAAATACGAAACCGATTGTGTGACGGCGTAAATCAACTATTTGACGATTAGACATTAAAGTCACGTTCTGCCCGTTAATTAATATGGTTCCAGATGATGGCTTATCCAGTAACCCTATTAAGTTTAGAAAAGTTGTTTTACCTGACCCGCTAGGGCCCATAATAGCGGTTGGCTCCCCGCGATATATTTTAACGCTAACGTTATCTAGTGCTTTAATAATCTGGTCACCTCGCTTATAATATCTGGATAGGTTAACAGTCTCCACGACTACTTCTTTCTCTAAACCTATCTGTGCGAGATTTAATTCATGATTCAAATGAACCACCCTTTAATTGTGAAAATGAAATTATAATTTCAGGGTAACTGTAGTTTTTACATCTATTATTAAATAGTTAAGAGTTTTCTAAACCCTTTAATATATTTTTTCTAAAAATAATGTGAATCCACTTAATTTATTTAGAATTAGAAAAATAGTGGTGGGGTCGAAGGGATTTGAACCCTTAACCACTCCTCAAAAGGATTGTGAAATCCTTTTTACGAGTGTCTCCAGGTACGCTCCAGAATATCTTCATCCGTGGAGTCAGTTAATTATTTAGCGTTATTTCTGGAGCCCGTCGTCCTACCTGGTTAGACCACGACCCCCTTAAACTAATTTTATTGATATAACCAACATTATTTAAAATTTATTTTATTTTTAAAGAATGAGAGGTAGTATCGTTCCGTGATCGAAACGAGAACGGGTGTTTCCTTCCGCCTATGGCCGCCAGCGAACTGGCAGCACTATATGTTCCCGTGGGCTCTCGCACCACAGTACTTATATAGTCGCGCGGAAGCTTAACTTTCACGCGATACTACCATCTACTTGAAAATAATATTTAGTATATAAATTTATTTCTTTAAGTGAGCTGGTTCACCGTCCACGGTGATTTCCCCGCGTCTCACCCTTGTGGAAGATATAGGCAGGCCGTCGTAAGCTAAAACCATATCTACAAGAACTATTTCAAGAGGTTGAAGCCCTCTGCTAACCCTGATTTGATTGATCTCTAAGGCTGTTTTAAACGTGTCCTCCGTTACCACTATAGCTTCAATATTTTTCTCATAGACAGTCGGGCCGTACTTATCGCTTAAATCTATAATTTGGAAGTCGACGTCTTTAAAATGCTCTCTTATAAAGTTGATGACGCTGCGCTTTCTCAACTCAAAAGGTTGGATAACATTAGATAAAGGCTTAGAAGCGCAGAAAGAGTCCGTGGTCACACCGATTAAAATTCTTTCACCTATTGAAAAAGCTTTAGTTAGAAGTGATTCATGCCCTTTATGAAAGTGGTCGAATGTCCCCCCTACAGCCACTAACTTATACTTTTTAGACGTTTGGGGGGGAACGCTCATAGAAACCAGCTTCGAAAGTATATAATGAAAAAGAGGTTCAAAGTTGTAAAAACTAGAGGCGCTTACCCTTCTCCTCTTCTATTGTGTAAATCGATTTAATATAAGCGGTGCCATCGCAATCCTTACACTTACCTAATTCTTTGAATATATAGTCGCCTCTCCGGAATTCTCTTATTTCAGAAAATCCGCATTTATCACATTTAATAACCGTCATAGTGTTCACCGGTTTCATTAAAGAGGGGACTGGTCTGGCGCCTATATTTAACAGGGAGGTTACAAATGAGAATAATAAAAATCCCATGATAATATACAGGAAGTTATTTGTGGCTATGCCCAGATACATGAGGTAAGCCGCTCCGGCAGCCATAATCAAACCGATTATGATCGCCGCAATTCTAGACAGCTTACTCGGTTTATTATCCGATCCTTCACCACTCATTTCACACACCCACTCCGATAGTATTACCGATACCAGCTAATATTATTACATCACCGGGCTTTGTCCGCTCGTTAATAGCTGTCTTAATCCTGTTAACAACATTGTCAACAGCTTCCGCTAGTTCCTTTTTAAGAGATGTAACAGCTTCTTCAATGGTTTCTTTAACTATTATAGCGTCTAGGGGTATATTATAGGCTACACCTGCATCCTCCATTTTGAATTTCTCAACTCCAGGCCCGCCTATAGCAGCGCCTACACCTTCCGCGATTTCAGCTGATTTCTCACCTTCAAGTCTTAAAGCAGCGTCTATTGTTATAATCCTGCTTATCTTCCCGTTATTCTCTTCAACTAATTTTTTAATAGCCTCCCCTGGTTTACCTACAGCTCCACCAGGCCCTTGGGCTCTTACAATATAAAGCCTACGGTTCTCGAAGTCTACTTCATATACCATCGTATCTTTCACATAATTTAAGATTTCTTTCACAGGTTTCCCCGCCCGCTTATACTCTTTGGCTATCGCGGTGACTACAAATGGTCCTATTGAATCACCGATCGGTTTACCATCAGCGAACGCTCTTAACGCCTCGAAATAAGCGCTTGCAATTCTCATTATCTCGCTTAACTGCATTTGCAATTGCACGATGAAAATATAACTCTTAGATTTTTTAGCTAAAAGATAGTAGTGTCTTACCACTTTAAATATAAAGTATACTGCTTGAGCCGCCTCCAATAAGTTTTCAATATTCTGAATTTCAGATTCCGGGGCTGTGGGCGCTAACTGTCGAACCTGCATTTCGAATCGACTATCCCTCACATCGAGAATATGTTCAAGTCTCTTTAAAACACCCGCCGGATCCTTGTCAACTGGTTCAATAGTAAAGAATTCGAGGAAGTTGTTAACAGCGTTAGTTGGATCCGTGTCACATTTACAAACCTCTTTTATAGTGTTAATGGTAATAGACTTACCTTTAGAATAATACATCTCCAACTTCGATAAAGCAACTTCGATCTGCTTGCTCATCGCCCATATTTGAATTCTCTGAGCGAATATAATATATATGAAGAAGAAGACATAGATAAGTATTGAAATTATCGAGTTTATATCGTTTCCAAAATTGAATTGCATTAAGATTACACCTCAAATAAAGAAGCGGCAGCTTATCTTCAATTATTTTTGGCCTTCAATTAACTATCTCTATAATTTGACATAAAAACAGATATAAGACGTTTTAATAAACTTTTCGCATTAAAATTTTATTGAGTTAAAACTACACGCTGCAAATAATTTTTTTACCATAGTACATAACCGCATCTACAAAAAATATATTAAACTCTTTAATATAATCAGTTATCGCATTGACAGCAGGGATTTATTCAAAACTTAAATTAGACCTAATAAGTTAAAGTGATCGAATTGTCTGAGAATAAAATATGTTTAACCCCCCAAGAATTTGAATTACTCCAATTATTGAATTCGACAAGCGGGGGCGGAGAGGTAAGAGAGGTCGCTAAAGATCTTAAGAAAAGCTATGTTGAAGTTATTCGAGTAGCCCAAGAATTATCTGAGAAAAAATTATTAACAATTGAAGCATCCACCGAGAAAATTATAAGATTGCTCCCATCTGGGTTAAAAGCGGCGACTGAAGGTTTACCTGAGCGTATAGCTGTTGAAAAAATTTTAAAAAACGGCGGCTCAGTTGAGTTAAACCGTTTACAGGAGTTACTATCAGTCACATCCGATGAACTTAAAATTATACTAGGCTGGCTTCGCGCTAAAAACTGGGTTAAAATAATTAAAAAAGACGGGGGTATGATTTTAAGCGCTGAGAAAAAGCCTGAAGAAAGCTCGGATGAAAAGCTTTTAAAATATTTAATGGAGAAAGGGGAGGTATCATACGAACAGTTAAACAGCGAGTTTAGAAAAGCGTTAGAAGATTTAAAGAGAAGAAAAGAACTTGTTGAAGTAGCACCTATAACTTACAGATATCTGAAAATAACTCAAGCAGGGAGAAGCGCGCTTCTTAAAGAAGTGGAGTTCAAACACGAGGTAACACAGCTGACACCGGAGCTTATTAAAACCGGTGGATGGCGTAAGGCGGAGTTTAAAAAATTTGATTTAGAGTCGCCTGTGAGTAGAATCTACCCCGGTAAACTTCATCCGATAACCTTACTTATAGATGAGATAAGAGAGATATTCTTAGAGTTCGGATTCGAAGAGATAGAGAGCCCCCTGGTGGAGAATACATTCTGGAATTTCGACGTCCTATTCGTTCCACAGGATCATCCTGCAAGAGATGCGTGGGATACATTTTACCTGAAAAAACCTAGTAGAGGAAATCTACGCGACAGCGAAATCATCTTAAATGTTAAAGCAGCGCACGAAAACGGTTGGGTGACCGGCTCGAAAGGTTGGGGTTACACTTGGGATAGAAGCGAGGCGGAGAAGCTTATTCTAAGAACACACACCACAGCGGCGACTATCAGATACGCTGCCACCAACCCTAAGCCACCTAAAAAAGTTTTCTGCATAGACAGAGTATATAGAAATGAAAGAACAGATTACCGCCACCTCGCAGAATTTACACAAATAGAGGGTATTATCATCGACGAGAACGCTTCTTTAAGAGAACTACTCGGATTTCTAAAAGAATTTTATAACCGGCTAGGTTTTAATAAAATCAGGTTCAGACCAGGGTATTTCCCCTTTACGGAACCTAGTATAGAAGTAGATTTATACTCGGATAAGTTGAATCAGTGGATAGAAATGGTTGGAGCTGGAATCTTCAGACCTGAAGTGACAGCACCGTTAGGGGTTAGAACACCTATTTTAGCTTGGGGAATGGGGTTCGAACGTTTAGCTATGCTGAGATTAGATCTTAACGATGTTCGCATATTATATCGGAATGATATCAACTGGTTAAGAAGCATTCCAAGTATTATAAAGAAGGGGATTTAAAAATGCCTTCAATAGAATTAGAAATAGAAGAGTTAAATCAACTGCTTGGAGCGGCTTTTTCAATAGAAGATTTGAAAACAAACTTAAGCCAAATAGGCTTAGACATTGAAAGCGTGGAAAACGGTGTTATAAAAGCCGAGTATAATCCGAATAGACCGGATTACTGTACTATTGAAGGAGTTGTGAGACAGCTTAAAGGGAGACTCGGCTTAGAAAAAGGGTTACCGGATTACAAAATAGATAAAGGTTCTATAACGCTCACAGTCGATGAGAGTGTAGCTGAGATAAGACCGCTAATAGTTTGCGGAGTGGCTAGAAACGTAGTATTAGATTATAAGCGAATCCAGAGATTGATGAAAATTCAAGAAGACCTTCATAGATTAGTTGGAAGAAACCGTTTTAAAGCTGCGATAGGAGTCCACGACTTAGATAAAGTTAATCCACCATTCAAATATTTAGGTGTTAAGCCGGAGTCTGTGAAGTTTACACCTTTAGGTGAACGCGTTGAAATGAATCTTAAAGAAATACTGAAAAAACATCCTAAAGGAGTCGAATACGCGCACCTAGTCAATAAATACGACAGGTACCCTATAATTTTAGATAGGGAAGGGGAAGTGTTATCTTTTCCACCTATCATAAACGGTGTTTTAACCCAAGTAACGGAGGAAACTGAAAACATATTCCTAGATATAACCGGGTACAGTATGTCAAATATTTTAATGGCTCTTAATATTCTAAGCACCGCTCTCTATGATTCAGGTGCTAGACTGGAGACCGTTAATGTGAAATACCCGGATAAAACCCTCATCACCCCCACACTTGAACCTGAAGTTATGTTATTTAACAAAGAGAAAGCTTTGAAAACAATAGGTTTAACTCTCTCAGATAAAGAGATCTTGGAAGCCTTCAACAGAGTTAGATTCAGAGCGGAGAGGGTACCTGATAAAAAAGGAAGCGTTTTTAAAATATATATTCCACCGTATAGATTCGACATCCTCCATGAAATAGATTTAGTGGAGGAGTTAGCTATAGGATACGGTTTAGATAAAATTGAACCTGTTTACCGATCCACACCTACAACAGGCTCTTATTCCATTAAAAATAAGCTTGTAACCCAGTTAAGAAGAATACTAATAGGCCTACAATTATTAGAAGTTGTAACCACTTCACTTACAAATGAAGAAGATCAGTTTAAGAGAATGCTATTTTTCGACGAGGATCACGTCCAATTATTAAACCCTGTGAGCGGTGAGTACACTATTTTTAGAGTAAATATTTTACCAAGTTTACTAAAAGTATTTAGTATAAATAGACACGCCCCATTACCACAGCGAATATTCGAAATAGGCGACGTCCTTAAAATAGATGAATCAAATATGGAGACCAAAACTAGAAGAGAGGTTAATATCGCTTTCGCAGTTATGGATGACGCTGCAAACTATACAGTGATAAAAGAGTTAACAGAAGCTTTCATAAGAGAATTAGGTATAAGAGACATCTCTTATAGTCATATTGAAAAACCGTTTATATTAGAGGGAAGAGGGGGCTCATTAACATGCAATAATGTGAGAGTAGGTTGGATTGGCGAGATACACCCACAGGTTCTAAACAACTTTGAAATAGAATACCCTGTGTGCGCGGCTGAATTCTCTTTAAAGAACATAGAGGAGGCTCTTAAAAAAAATTAAACAATTAAAGCAACCCTTCAATTATTAGTTAAACATAGTAGACGTAATTTTTTTATCGGAAAAAGTTTAAACTAGATTTAGCGATGATAGACTAGCCTTTCTTCGAGGGCTGGCGGAAGAGAATATGACGCCTAGAGCAAGAGAAAGGCAACACTGGAGCTATGGGTTGAGTAAACGCAATGATAGGCCCTTAGCCAATTAAAGGTGGTTCACCTGTTAGATGAGGCGGGGTTAACCCAGATGCGGTACATCAACCCAACGCGTCAGCTAAACCCCCGGCATAGAGAACTTAGCTGAGGGGGGCGCAAAACCCCGTCTATGATGCTAAGCGTTAATGGCGGGGGACATGACGCGACTATTTATATTTCTAGGGTTTATTTATTAATGAATTTTAGAGCGGGTGTGGAGAATCCATCCTATGACACGGATTTTCAGTATTTTAAAGGAGAGGCTAGCAGATCAGATACCTGGAAGTGTTATAAATCTACTGCCAAGAGGCTACCAGAAGATAGGGGATATTATAATATTATCGCTTAAACCTGAGCTTATACCCTACCGTGAAATTATAGCAAGTGAACTTATCAAGTTAACACCTCGAACTAGAATGGTGATGCTTAAAAAAAGCGGTGTCACCGGCGAATTTAGGAAACCTAATTTAGAAGTCATATTAGGAGAGGGGGGGACTGAAACAGTTCACTTCGAAAACAACTGTATATTTAAACTAGATGTGACGAATATAATGTTTTCTAAAGGAAATATCTCTGAGCGACGTAGAATAGCCAAACTTGTAAGAGAGGGGGAAACAGTAGTTGACATGTTTGCCGGGATAGGATATTTTTCAATAAACATAGCTGTTCACGCTAAGCCTAAAAAAATAATAGCTATTGAACTTAACCCACTAGCGTATAAGTATCTTCTAGAAAATATAAGACTAAACAAAGTTGAACATTTAATTGAACCAATCCACGGGGACGCGGGAATAGTTTGCACTCAGCTAACCAACTTAGCTGATAGAGTTATAATGGGGCTCCTACCCTCACCTAGAAATTACGTGAAACCTGCACTAAATATTCTGAGAAGACCTGGGGTGATACATTATGAAGGGGTATGTGAATCTGGAAGCCGGTTTGAAACACTTTTAAAAGAATTTATAACAGCTGCTGAGCTCTCAGAAAAAGAGGTGAAACTAATCGGCTCCAGGAGAGTTAAATCTTTTGGACCGCGCAAAGAACATGTGAGACTGGATATCCAGGTGAATTGAAATGTTCAATTTAACCCAATATTCACATCTTAAACCTGATAGCAGAGGCTGGCTTCAAATTGAAAATATTTGTTTTAAAGACATCGTAGACGAGTTTGGAACACCCGTATACGTCTACTCCTTTAAGCGAATAAAAGAGAATTGCATGACGCTTCTAAAAACATTCGAAAAGCGTTTTAAAAATAAGATTTTTTATTCATACAAGACTAACATGAACACGAAGCTCTGCAATATAATACATGAAACAGGGATTGGAGCCGAGGTTATCTCTGAAATAGAGTTGCAAACGGCTTTAAAACACGTTAACCCGAATATGATTGTTTTAGATGGCCCTCATAAACCTTTACAACTTGTTAGAACAGCTGTTGAACACGGTGTGAATTTAATAAACGCGGATAGTTTAGAAGAACTTAAAATAATTAACAACGTCGCTGAAGAGTTGAAAGTTACCCAAAAAGTAGGTTTAACATTGAACCCTGATCCAGATTCTAAAATAGGAGTCGCCTTAGATGAATCAGAGTTACTCCTGCTTGAAAAATATGTTAATAAATTAAATTACATTAAACTTTCAGCGCTTCACTGCCATTTAAGAACCCAAAACTTTGATTTAAATGATTACGTAGAAATGCTTACAAGAATGAGCGGGCTTTCAAAACGGATAAAAGCTAAAACAGGATTCGAGATAAATTTTTTCGATTTAGGCGGCGGATTACCTGAAGCTGCGGTTATAGGGAAAAAAATAAACGAGTTAGCGGATAAAATAAGAGAGAGAATAGAAGATTTAGATTTAAACGGTGAAATTTACTTCGAGCCGGGGCGCTTCATAGTTGGTGACGCTGCGGTTTTATTAACCAAAGTACTAAATATTAAAAAAATACTTGACAGAAGATGGATAATCGTAGACGCGGGCTCAAATATTATCTCACCTTTAAGTAAAGCAAACCACCGGTTTACAGTGGCTAACAGGTTATTAGAAGATTATTCAAAAGAATACGCGATAGGGGGGCCTTTACCTGCATCATTCGATGTTTTAAATCGGAGTTACTGTTTACCTGAGCGGATAGAGGTAGGAGATTATATCGGTATAATTAATGCGGGAGCGTATTGCGATTCTTTTGCAATACGCTTTGGAGAGAGTGAAACTGTGAATGTTCTAATAGAGAACGGCAAGGTTACTAGGATTTAAAAACCGCTTCTTTAACGCGTTCTAAGTATTCTGGGTGTTTATCAAAATATTCTCTGCACGGTTTAAGCATATCGCTAAGATACTTAGCGGTAGCTTTTTTAAGATCCAAGGGGTGAAGACGCCCATCCGCGTATAATTTTTCTAATTCATTGTAGTCGTAAACTTCTATATCACCGCCGAATTTTGAAGGCCGCTCTATTAGAAATCTTATTCTCTGACCTCTAAATATTATATTTTTAGCTATATCTAAAACAGGGTTTAATTCAACCTGTCTTTCAGGGCAGTACGCATTTAACAATTTATTTAATATTGTTTCAGGAGAGTCGTGAACATATATACAGGTTTCAGGATGGCTTTTACTCATCTTAGAAGCGATTTGAAGATCCACCTTCTCCTCTTCATCAAAGCCACCCATTTTTGTAGGACCTTTCAAACCCATTAACATGTGGTGGTGGACACATACAGGTTTACGCCATCCTAGTCTTTCAGCTATCTCCCGGGCTAGCATATTAGCCT comes from the Candidatus Odinarchaeum yellowstonii genome and includes:
- a CDS encoding ABC transporter ATP-binding protein, which produces MNHELNLAQIGLEKEVVVETVNLSRYYKRGDQIIKALDNVSVKIYRGEPTAIMGPSGSGKTTFLNLIGLLDKPSSGTILINGQNVTLMSNRQIVDLRRHTIGFVFQFYNLIDVLTAGENVELPLLIAGVKKKERAQRTAALLSLVGLSDRFNHLPDELSGGEQQRVAIARALANNPSLILADEPTGDLDSKTGRMVMKILLDSCKERNIGLIVVTHDSDIANMTDRILFLRDGRLIGESRPVS
- a CDS encoding MFS transporter, whose product is MTNNGGRVFLSKNIIVLSFVSFLNDISSEIVMPVLPLFLAALGGGAISLGLLGGLEESVSGFFKILSGYYSDRVKKRKIFVFSGYFISCLSKIILPFSKIWQHVIALRPLDRIGKGVRTPPRDALIADSCIETRRGRAFGFHRTFDTLGAVVGSTTVFLLFSYLGFGLNIIILVAGIIGFLSIPFLILVKDPSRISEARKVVFKMRDLPKPVLKYYITVGVFTLGNFSYMFLIIWATGGGFLFTPAQISLSLFLYILFNLVYAVFSFPAGVISDRIGRKKTLIIGYLFFTLTNIVFLAYRNIFGLVLGFILYGFFNALTEANQRALAADLAPEYLRGTILGSFQALISFLSFLSSLITGLIWSGLGAEFIFVYGAILACSASGLLATIKK
- a CDS encoding FtsX-like permease family protein, which translates into the protein MGLLKTSLRTIRKRKSRAALTIICITIGVAVFAGANVGADGVENAYITQLLSTFSDVDLTLSNSSNPLYSISYNSSLITQILNTPHVEAAAPRISTLQTFWFNGTGDNVLILLGIDVILDSEFGLVNPADLINQLQGNNCIINQVAAEMFNLTPGQIIGLYSPVIGVNETVQIIGVGVFQGKFSIEKSAPLIVFNIEFIQSLLHMESQATELVLKIDSYRNIDAVINNLRNLYGDKFTYYSQKLEALDKSSSNIMVLRGALNIFSILALIVTFVLIIVVMLMNISERKRDLGIMRAIGASTKQIFTYVIVETLIYGLIGSTTGTIAGILLSTYMLDFLGAAISTLTSLGELTIILNPLTLITCFSTGMLIVLLAGNIPAVAATKITILETIRPRMKGVAKVNVIKKTFILGVVLLISGSLTMYLLGGGMIITGNFTPILLSTTLITAGLILSFNSTLYYISKGVSTFFKLFLKESKSIIERNVARNRTRTTFTFTMVAIGIVFVIFFSSLAVTFTATFSTVIRVFTGSDIKMQVSPSINYNFTSELRTLPGVQNASPSYESLCTINGQDFKIALIFTDPESFLTVYPRINTASGPTIEEALNTLKSTNRTIILAKKAADLLNLTVGDNIALNVKNVNGSTTTMVFKIVALVEQFYGYPQYMFNIRAFGDIYGAYISISQLQEIVGTSNVETFFIKTRAGVDQIQVKKDLENVLSRRFESVTLISAKEWENQISSIVESFSNVVYFFVGFAFIVATIGIGIIMIVAVSERRREIGILKAIGMSRNQVLKLVLGESVIITVIGLIVGIGGGLYLWFLFLNRVSSTVSNLFFELPFIIPVEVIVYMSVVGLIMALTAAAYPAYRAMELEIVDALRRD
- a CDS encoding DUF1512 domain-containing protein; this encodes MQFNFGNDINSIISILIYVFFFIYIIFAQRIQIWAMSKQIEVALSKLEMYYSKGKSITINTIKEVCKCDTDPTNAVNNFLEFFTIEPVDKDPAGVLKRLEHILDVRDSRFEMQVRQLAPTAPESEIQNIENLLEAAQAVYFIFKVVRHYYLLAKKSKSYIFIVQLQMQLSEIMRIASAYFEALRAFADGKPIGDSIGPFVVTAIAKEYKRAGKPVKEILNYVKDTMVYEVDFENRRLYIVRAQGPGGAVGKPGEAIKKLVEENNGKISRIITIDAALRLEGEKSAEIAEGVGAAIGGPGVEKFKMEDAGVAYNIPLDAIIVKETIEEAVTSLKKELAEAVDNVVNRIKTAINERTKPGDVIILAGIGNTIGVGV
- a CDS encoding phosphopantetheine adenylyltransferase, whose product is MSVPPQTSKKYKLVAVGGTFDHFHKGHESLLTKAFSIGERILIGVTTDSFCASKPLSNVIQPFELRKRSVINFIREHFKDVDFQIIDLSDKYGPTVYEKNIEAIVVTEDTFKTALEINQIRVSRGLQPLEIVLVDMVLAYDGLPISSTRVRRGEITVDGEPAHLKK